In Dermacentor silvarum isolate Dsil-2018 chromosome 2, BIME_Dsil_1.4, whole genome shotgun sequence, the following proteins share a genomic window:
- the LOC119440497 gene encoding adult-specific rigid cuticular protein 15.7, which translates to MPSKVAAAGADFACPDTVVHAVDPVSCVSKSAYSLCRDLFPAVLSSTPSQAVFVALCLAGAASGGAVLPAPAPLYAPAPVLAAPRVYAAPAKAVLAPVAAVPVTAQSYSFGYNSADEFGTRVQRQESSDVNNVRTGSYGYADANGIFRHVQYVADAGGFRAAIDTNEPGTAQGQTAGALYNAAPLPAAPVARPAPVVAAAPYKAAAAVPVAASYAAYAKPAPAPAPLYAPAQPKYAAPAYAPARAVAYGPKYL; encoded by the exons CTGCGTGTCAAAATCGGCGTATTCGCTCTGCCGGGATCTATTTCCTGCTGTGCTCTCTTCTACTCCATCTCAGGCCGTCTTCGTTGCACTGTGCCTGGCAGGCGCCGCCTCTGGCGGCGCAGTGCTGCCAGCTCCGGCCCCACTTTACGCCCCAGCACCCGTCCTGGCGGCTCCCCGCGTCTATGCCGCTCCCGCAAAGGCCGTTCTTGCTCCTGTCGCCGCGGTGCCG GTGACAGCGCAGTCCTACTCCTTTGGTTACAACTCGGCTGACGAGTTCGGCACGCGCGTCCAGCGCCAGGAGTCCAGCGACGTGAACAACGTGCGCACCGGCTCGTACGGCTACGCCGACGCCAACGGCATCTTCCGCCACGTCCAGTACGTCGCCGATgccggaggcttccgcgctgccattGACACCAACGAACCGGGCACCGCCCAGGGACAAACGGCTGGCGCCCTTTACAACGCCGCACCGTTGCCGGCCGCCCCAGTGGCCCGTCCAGCACCCGTGGTGGCCGCTGCGCCGTACAAGGCCGCTGCCGCCGTGCCCGTGGCGGCGTCGTACGCAGCGTACGCCAAGCCTGCCCCCGCTCCTGCACCACTGTACGCTCCGGCGCAGCCAAAGTACGCCGCGCCAGCCTATGCCCCGGCGAGAGCTGTCGCGTATGGACCCAAGTATTTATAA